GCGAGTTCATCTACGAGCTTGGTAAATACATGGACGAGAAGCTCGGGAAGGAGAAGGAGCGCTCGATCATCTACTGGGCCTACAGGAGGAACGTCCCGATATTCTGTCCGGCCATCACCGACGGCTCCATCGGCGACATGCTCTACTTCTTCAAAGAGGAGCGCGGGGACAGGGAACTCGTCATAGACATCGCCAATGACATAGTGAAGCTCAACAACTTAGCTGTTACCGCCAAGGAGACCGCCTCGATAATCCTCGGTGGCTCTCTTCCAAAGCACGCCATAATCAACGCCAACCTCTTCAGGGGTGGAACGGACTACGCGATTTATATAACTACCGCCATTCCCTGGGACGGCTCGCTGAGCGGTGCACCGCCGAGTGAAGGGGTCAGCTGGGGCAAGATAAGGGCCAAGGCCGATTACGTCGAGATTTGGGCCGATGCCACGCTTGTCTTCCCGCTACTGGTGTGGAAGGTGATGAAGGGGTTAAA
This genomic stretch from Thermococcus sp. harbors:
- a CDS encoding deoxyhypusine synthase family protein → EFIYELGKYMDEKLGKEKERSIIYWAYRRNVPIFCPAITDGSIGDMLYFFKEERGDRELVIDIANDIVKLNNLAVTAKETASIILGGSLPKHAIINANLFRGGTDYAIYITTAIPWDGSLSGAPPSEGVSWGKIRAKADYVEIWADATLVFPLLVWKVMKGLNFLRSSF